From Demequina lutea, a single genomic window includes:
- the trhA gene encoding PAQR family membrane homeostasis protein TrhA, which produces MDDTAVPEASTASSNEENWPTIGKPLLRGWLHLGAAPLVLIAGMVLMVFAPTLAGRVSSGVFALTSVMLFGTSAVYHRGTWSPKAQAVLRRMDHANIFLIIAGTYTPLVVILLQGKMRVFVLVLVWVGAIFGMLFRILWLNAPRWMYVPLYVAMGWVAIGYIKPFYYAGGPAVVWLIAAGGLCYTVGAIIYGFKWPGPSARYFGFHEIFHSLTIVGFACHYIATAIAVFSVHP; this is translated from the coding sequence ATGGACGACACAGCGGTTCCCGAGGCCTCAACTGCCTCCTCCAACGAGGAAAACTGGCCAACAATTGGCAAGCCGTTGTTGCGCGGCTGGCTCCACCTCGGTGCAGCGCCACTTGTGCTGATCGCCGGCATGGTCCTCATGGTTTTCGCCCCGACGCTCGCGGGCAGGGTCTCGTCGGGCGTCTTCGCCCTCACGTCCGTCATGCTCTTTGGCACCTCCGCCGTCTATCACCGAGGGACATGGTCGCCCAAAGCGCAGGCCGTGCTGCGGCGAATGGACCACGCCAATATCTTCCTCATCATTGCGGGAACGTATACGCCGCTCGTAGTGATCCTCCTCCAGGGGAAAATGCGTGTCTTCGTGCTCGTGCTCGTGTGGGTCGGAGCCATCTTCGGGATGCTCTTCAGGATCCTGTGGCTCAACGCGCCGCGATGGATGTACGTGCCGCTCTACGTCGCAATGGGCTGGGTCGCCATCGGCTACATCAAGCCGTTCTATTACGCGGGCGGGCCCGCCGTCGTGTGGCTGATCGCCGCTGGGGGCCTCTGCTACACGGTCGGCGCCATCATCTATGGCTTCAAGTGGCCCGGCCCCTCAGCGCGCTATTTCGGCTTTCACGAGATCTTCCACTCACTCACCATCGTCGGTTTCGCGTGCCACTACATCGCCACCGCCATCGCGGTCTTCAGCGTTCACCCCTGA
- a CDS encoding DUF4307 domain-containing protein, protein MTIDVSAEDEADSRPRLSARAWWAVSAGLAVLIALSSWWGWTVAHQPVRWQDVGFKIISPTQARVTYDVFLYSESPVTCHLRALNTRYDEVGVATQHIDPAAGKAQRLTVTLATTEEATTAVVHYCEASS, encoded by the coding sequence ATGACCATTGACGTTTCCGCTGAGGACGAGGCCGACTCCAGGCCTCGGCTTTCTGCGCGCGCATGGTGGGCGGTGAGCGCGGGATTGGCGGTTTTGATCGCCTTATCGTCGTGGTGGGGCTGGACCGTCGCTCATCAACCAGTGCGATGGCAGGACGTCGGCTTCAAGATCATCTCCCCCACGCAGGCCCGCGTCACATATGACGTCTTCCTCTACTCCGAGTCGCCAGTGACGTGCCACCTGAGGGCACTCAACACGCGCTACGACGAGGTGGGAGTCGCCACGCAGCACATCGATCCTGCCGCGGGGAAGGCTCAACGCCTCACGGTAACGCTTGCCACGACCGAAGAAGCGACCACCGCGGTGGTGCATTATTGCGAGGCGAGCTCGTAG
- the greA gene encoding transcription elongation factor GreA, whose translation MTDQTWLTQEAFDRLQQEYEHLTGEGRTAIAKEIDERRQEGDLKENGGYHAAREEQGKQEARIQQLRALLESAHVGEASASDGTVQSGSVVTATVAGKQMRFLVGSREVAGGTDIDVFSAQSPLGNALLGKRVGDSTSYTAPNGNAVAIEVLAVEAFTG comes from the coding sequence ATGACGGACCAGACCTGGCTTACTCAGGAGGCCTTCGACCGCCTGCAGCAAGAATATGAACACCTCACTGGAGAGGGCCGCACGGCCATCGCCAAGGAGATCGACGAGCGCCGCCAAGAGGGTGACCTCAAGGAAAACGGCGGCTATCACGCCGCACGCGAGGAGCAGGGCAAGCAAGAGGCCCGCATCCAGCAGTTGCGCGCCTTGCTCGAAAGCGCGCACGTGGGGGAGGCCTCCGCGAGCGACGGCACCGTCCAGTCCGGCTCCGTGGTCACCGCAACCGTCGCGGGCAAGCAGATGCGCTTCCTCGTCGGTTCCCGTGAGGTTGCGGGCGGAACCGACATCGACGTGTTTAGCGCCCAATCGCCTCTTGGCAACGCGTTGCTCGGCAAAAGGGTGGGCGATTCGACGTCCTACACGGCGCCGAACGGCAACGCGGTCGCCATCGAGGTGCTCGCGGTGGAGGCCTTCACGGGCTAA
- the rlmC gene encoding 23S rRNA (uracil(747)-C(5))-methyltransferase RlmC — protein sequence MDCRYYDEGRCRSCTLIKTPHLAQVETKQRRLEALVAAARPGDSSHTVWLEPMVSAESGFRSKAKMVVGGTVDDPTVGILDADDRGVDLRLCPLYGTDLARAFPILAEFITVARLEPYDIPARKGELKHIIVTVSPGGELMARFVTRSTESLARLRKHLPWLLDRLPRLVVVTLNVLPEHKAALEGQQEIVLTELDTLRMDMGRVTLHARPQSFLQTNTDIARRLYALVAGWVDEGAATTVWDLYCGVGGFALHCVREGRTIVGVESAEQAVIAARRSAREMADAGQPGALEAAFEAADATAWVRGRPAPDVVIVNPPRRGIGPELAEWIESSGVRRVVYSSCNAVTLAKDLGAMPSLAPVRGRLLDMFPHTEHYEAVVLLERV from the coding sequence GTGGATTGTCGCTACTACGACGAAGGCCGTTGCCGCTCCTGCACCTTGATCAAGACGCCGCACCTCGCTCAGGTGGAAACCAAACAGCGTCGGCTCGAAGCTCTGGTCGCGGCGGCGAGGCCAGGAGACTCCTCACACACCGTGTGGCTCGAACCGATGGTGAGCGCGGAGTCGGGGTTTCGCTCTAAGGCCAAGATGGTGGTCGGCGGCACCGTTGACGACCCGACGGTGGGCATTCTCGATGCGGACGATCGTGGGGTCGACTTGCGCCTGTGCCCGCTCTACGGCACCGATCTCGCGCGGGCGTTCCCCATACTCGCGGAGTTCATCACGGTGGCGCGTCTCGAGCCTTATGACATTCCCGCCCGAAAGGGAGAACTCAAGCACATCATCGTCACGGTCTCGCCGGGCGGCGAACTCATGGCGCGATTCGTCACGCGGTCTACCGAGTCCCTGGCCCGGCTGCGCAAGCACTTGCCGTGGCTACTCGACAGGCTGCCTCGCCTCGTCGTCGTGACCCTCAACGTCCTTCCAGAACACAAGGCCGCTCTCGAGGGTCAGCAGGAGATCGTGCTGACCGAACTCGACACGCTGCGCATGGACATGGGTCGAGTCACGCTGCACGCTCGCCCACAGAGCTTTCTCCAGACCAATACCGACATCGCGCGCAGGCTGTATGCGCTTGTCGCCGGTTGGGTTGACGAGGGCGCAGCGACGACGGTGTGGGATCTGTATTGCGGGGTGGGAGGCTTCGCGCTCCATTGCGTGCGCGAAGGCAGGACGATCGTGGGGGTGGAGTCGGCGGAACAGGCCGTCATCGCGGCGCGGCGCAGCGCTCGGGAAATGGCCGATGCGGGTCAGCCGGGCGCGCTCGAGGCCGCCTTCGAGGCCGCCGACGCGACCGCTTGGGTGCGCGGCAGGCCCGCCCCCGACGTCGTGATCGTCAACCCGCCGCGCAGGGGAATTGGGCCCGAACTTGCCGAGTGGATCGAGTCGAGCGGCGTCCGGAGGGTCGTCTACTCGAGCTGCAACGCGGTGACGCTCGCCAAGGACTTGGGGGCGATGCCGTCTCTGGCTCCCGTGAGAGGGCGGCTCCTCGACATGTTCCCGCACACGGAACACTACGAGGCCGTGGTCCTACTCGAAAGGGTGTGA
- a CDS encoding AI-2E family transporter produces MAGSEEITGDQAGVSNGVEEPLKPAAPADVASEVPEPLRVAAAWAWRLIVVGVVLIAIGNVLALLSPVVLPLVIALLIAAPLERFVSFLHRLKVPRTLGAALTVLLLFFAVVGLATAVGTSVVSGFDSLKTSASRGFDTLVNWLVAGPLHVSSDQINTGVAQIMTTVRDHAWGLASSAVSVTSTVGALVAGVVLALISLFFFLRDGSQMWEFFVRLAPRRMRKSMDRAGRAGWTTLGRYTQTSAFVALVDAVGIGLGAQLLGLPLALPIGIMVFLFSFIPMFGASISGAVAVLVGLVDGGWVTALLMVGVVLFVQQTEGSILYPWLFGKAASVHPMAILVAVSSGTLLAGLAGAVIAVPILAFSVAFGRGLHAEYILNRDGERTLTGSIPLLAEKSMDAIRKATARVTTSQIRVRKRRR; encoded by the coding sequence ATGGCAGGCAGCGAAGAGATCACCGGCGACCAAGCGGGCGTGTCCAACGGGGTCGAAGAGCCCCTAAAACCGGCGGCGCCCGCGGACGTCGCCTCCGAGGTCCCGGAGCCGCTGCGAGTTGCTGCGGCGTGGGCGTGGCGACTCATCGTCGTGGGGGTCGTGCTCATCGCGATCGGCAATGTGCTCGCGCTCCTGAGCCCCGTGGTCTTGCCCCTCGTCATCGCGCTTCTCATCGCGGCTCCTCTTGAACGATTCGTGAGTTTCCTGCACAGGCTCAAGGTTCCACGGACGCTTGGCGCCGCATTGACGGTGCTGCTGTTGTTCTTTGCGGTTGTCGGCTTGGCCACCGCGGTGGGCACCTCGGTCGTGAGCGGCTTCGACTCGCTGAAGACCTCCGCCTCGCGCGGCTTCGACACGTTAGTCAACTGGCTCGTCGCCGGGCCTCTGCACGTGTCGAGCGACCAGATCAACACCGGTGTGGCCCAGATCATGACGACGGTGCGCGACCACGCCTGGGGCCTTGCGTCGAGTGCGGTGAGCGTGACAAGCACGGTCGGTGCGCTCGTGGCGGGCGTGGTCCTCGCCCTCATTTCGCTGTTCTTCTTCTTGCGCGATGGCTCTCAAATGTGGGAGTTCTTTGTGCGCCTGGCCCCGCGCCGCATGCGCAAGAGCATGGACAGGGCCGGCCGGGCTGGGTGGACCACGTTGGGGCGCTATACCCAGACCTCCGCTTTCGTGGCACTGGTCGACGCCGTGGGCATCGGCCTAGGCGCACAATTGCTGGGGCTGCCGCTCGCGCTGCCCATTGGGATCATGGTGTTTCTCTTCAGCTTTATCCCGATGTTTGGTGCGAGCATCTCGGGTGCCGTCGCGGTGCTTGTAGGCCTTGTGGACGGAGGCTGGGTCACTGCGCTGCTGATGGTAGGCGTCGTGCTCTTCGTCCAGCAGACGGAGGGAAGCATCCTCTATCCGTGGCTCTTCGGCAAGGCGGCCTCGGTGCACCCCATGGCGATCCTCGTGGCGGTCTCGTCGGGGACTCTGCTTGCGGGTCTGGCGGGCGCGGTGATCGCCGTGCCGATTCTCGCGTTCTCGGTGGCATTCGGGCGCGGACTCCATGCGGAGTACATCCTCAACCGCGATGGCGAAAGGACGCTCACCGGCTCGATACCGCTCCTGGCCGAGAAATCCATGGATGCGATACGTAAGGCGACGGCGCGCGTCACCACCTCGCAAATCCGCGTCCGCAAGCGCCGGCGCTAG
- the msrA gene encoding peptide-methionine (S)-S-oxide reductase MsrA, producing MLGVDKTQMVSQETAMKGRDSALEVADVHQVLDRPLAGPWPAGMEVLYVGMGCFWGSERIFWQIDGVYSTAAGYMGGWTKNPTYEETCTSRTGHTETVQVVYDPAKVSLETLLAAFWENHDPTTPNRQGGDIGTQYRSAIFATTHGQLVAAGASRDVYQAKLTEKGFGTISTQIASVADAGDGIFYYAEDYHQQYLFKNPGGYCHHGFCQVSYA from the coding sequence ATGCTCGGAGTAGACAAGACCCAGATGGTTTCGCAAGAGACGGCGATGAAGGGACGCGACTCGGCGCTTGAGGTCGCGGACGTGCACCAGGTGCTCGACCGACCGCTCGCGGGGCCTTGGCCGGCCGGGATGGAAGTGCTCTACGTTGGCATGGGCTGCTTCTGGGGATCCGAGAGGATCTTCTGGCAGATCGACGGCGTGTACTCGACCGCCGCGGGGTACATGGGAGGTTGGACCAAGAACCCCACGTATGAAGAGACATGCACCTCCCGCACGGGTCACACCGAGACCGTGCAAGTGGTTTACGACCCTGCCAAGGTGTCGCTCGAGACGCTGCTGGCCGCGTTCTGGGAGAACCACGACCCGACGACTCCCAACCGCCAAGGCGGAGACATCGGCACCCAATACCGCAGCGCGATCTTCGCGACGACGCACGGGCAGTTGGTGGCCGCCGGCGCCTCACGCGATGTGTATCAGGCCAAGCTCACCGAGAAGGGCTTCGGCACCATCTCCACCCAGATCGCCTCAGTGGCGGACGCCGGTGATGGGATCTTCTACTACGCGGAGGACTACCACCAGCAGTACCTGTTCAAGAACCCGGGCGGGTATTGCCACCACGGATTCTGCCAGGTCAGTTACGCGTAA
- a CDS encoding acetylxylan esterase — MAHVDLPLDQLRRFAPDVAEPADFDTFWKRTLAEARAAAGDVEVVPVETGLNHVDVFDVTFPGFGGHPIKAWYARPAGATEQLPCIVEITGYGGGRGLPIEHTLWPSAGYAYMILDTRGQGSAWGSGGDTPDPVGSTAALPGYMTRGILDPEDYYFRRVITDAVLAVDTARALPGVDASRVAFKGGSQGGGVTLGVAGLVPDLIAVMPDVPFLCYFERAVSMADTMPYPEIRQYLSVHRDVTEQVFRTLSYVDGVNFSKRATAPALWSIALMDDVCPPSTCFAAYNRYGERAGGVPKEVTVYPYNGHEGGGAHQLALQLAFMSEVLGYA, encoded by the coding sequence ATGGCCCACGTAGATCTCCCGCTCGACCAGCTTCGTCGTTTCGCTCCCGATGTTGCGGAGCCCGCCGACTTTGACACGTTTTGGAAACGGACGCTTGCCGAGGCGCGCGCGGCCGCGGGGGACGTCGAGGTCGTTCCCGTCGAGACAGGGCTGAACCACGTCGACGTCTTCGACGTGACGTTCCCTGGCTTCGGCGGGCATCCGATTAAGGCGTGGTACGCCAGGCCTGCGGGCGCGACGGAGCAGTTGCCCTGCATCGTCGAGATCACGGGCTATGGCGGCGGGCGCGGCCTGCCGATAGAGCACACCCTGTGGCCCTCGGCGGGATACGCGTACATGATCCTCGATACGCGCGGACAGGGAAGCGCCTGGGGCTCTGGCGGCGATACCCCTGACCCCGTCGGGTCGACGGCGGCCCTGCCCGGCTACATGACCAGGGGAATTCTCGACCCCGAGGACTACTACTTCAGGCGCGTCATCACCGATGCCGTTCTCGCGGTCGACACGGCGCGCGCGCTCCCGGGCGTCGATGCGTCACGGGTCGCGTTCAAGGGCGGCTCTCAAGGGGGCGGCGTGACGCTCGGCGTCGCGGGTCTCGTGCCCGACCTTATTGCCGTGATGCCCGACGTTCCGTTCCTCTGCTACTTCGAGCGCGCGGTGTCCATGGCGGACACGATGCCGTACCCGGAGATTCGCCAGTACCTTTCGGTGCACAGGGACGTCACGGAGCAGGTGTTCCGCACGCTCAGCTACGTGGATGGCGTCAACTTTTCAAAGCGGGCCACCGCGCCCGCTCTGTGGTCGATCGCGCTCATGGATGACGTCTGCCCGCCGTCGACGTGCTTCGCCGCATACAACCGCTACGGCGAACGTGCCGGAGGGGTGCCAAAGGAGGTGACCGTGTACCCGTACAACGGACACGAAGGGGGCGGCGCGCACCAACTCGCGCTCCAACTCGCCTTCATGTCCGAGGTGCTTGGTTACGCGTAA
- a CDS encoding Bax inhibitor-1/YccA family protein: MANPVFRNSKSFQQGSPAGFETPSAPGFTPIDGRMTYDGTIAKAASLFLLAVASAVLVGLLMPSLAMPLMIVGFVLALIVMFTTRKGPKPALMATTIAVYGGAVGGISVYYEASYGGIILQSLIGTAVVFAVSLFVYRSGRIRNMAKVNRFLMIAAPAYVIFSLINVAMVSFGGFNMRDVQIGGTGVNLGLILSLFAITVGAFMLISDFDFVANGVRNGLPAQWEWTAAYGLVFAIIWIYLEMLRMMSYLRR; encoded by the coding sequence GTGGCCAATCCCGTCTTTCGCAATTCAAAGTCCTTCCAGCAGGGGTCCCCCGCTGGTTTCGAGACCCCGTCGGCTCCCGGATTCACTCCGATCGACGGCAGGATGACGTACGACGGCACGATCGCCAAGGCCGCCTCGCTCTTCCTGCTCGCGGTGGCATCGGCCGTGCTCGTTGGGCTACTCATGCCATCGCTCGCGATGCCGCTCATGATCGTCGGCTTTGTTCTCGCGCTTATCGTGATGTTCACCACGCGCAAAGGCCCCAAGCCCGCACTGATGGCGACCACGATTGCCGTCTACGGCGGAGCGGTCGGTGGCATCTCGGTCTACTACGAGGCGTCCTACGGCGGGATCATCCTGCAGTCGCTCATCGGCACCGCCGTCGTGTTCGCCGTGTCGCTGTTCGTCTACCGCTCCGGTCGCATCCGCAACATGGCCAAGGTCAACAGGTTCCTGATGATCGCGGCGCCCGCTTACGTCATCTTCTCGCTGATCAACGTGGCCATGGTCTCGTTCGGTGGCTTCAACATGCGTGATGTCCAGATCGGCGGGACGGGCGTGAACCTGGGCCTGATCCTCTCCCTTTTCGCGATCACGGTCGGCGCATTCATGCTGATCTCCGACTTCGACTTTGTGGCGAACGGCGTGCGCAACGGACTTCCCGCCCAGTGGGAATGGACGGCCGCCTATGGGCTGGTCTTTGCCATCATCTGGATCTACCTTGAGATGCTCCGCATGATGAGCTACCTGCGGCGCTAG
- a CDS encoding MDR family oxidoreductase → MTSFPAWVIRKEDGKNAAILEQVADSMLDDLDTTVRVLFSGINYKDALALHGRPGVVRRTPLIAGIDLVGEVVASTHSRWAAGDIVTLNGAGLGEDLNGGLAGLAHVKGDDLIAVPDTFTPTQAAAIGTAGFTAALSLLALERNGLEPECGPVLVTGAGGGVGSIAIALLSRAGYEVVAATGRADALGGRLIALGAAEVIDRASLESPGRPLGTQRWSGVIDSVGGTILANALASLNAGGVAATCGLAAGADLPTTVLPFILRGITLAGIDSVHTAPALRHDAWELLANDLDPQLVDAVTRIVDLADAQDAAAELLEGRGTGRTVVAIAPEH, encoded by the coding sequence ATGACTTCGTTCCCCGCTTGGGTCATCCGCAAAGAGGATGGCAAGAACGCGGCCATTCTCGAGCAGGTGGCCGACAGCATGCTCGACGATCTCGATACGACCGTGCGTGTCTTGTTCTCGGGGATCAACTACAAGGACGCCCTCGCCCTCCACGGTCGCCCCGGCGTGGTACGTCGCACCCCACTCATCGCGGGCATCGACCTTGTGGGTGAGGTGGTCGCGTCGACGCACAGCCGCTGGGCAGCAGGCGACATCGTCACCCTCAACGGAGCGGGCCTCGGCGAGGACCTCAACGGCGGCCTTGCGGGACTGGCGCACGTGAAGGGCGACGACCTCATCGCCGTCCCCGACACCTTCACCCCCACCCAGGCCGCCGCGATCGGCACCGCAGGCTTCACCGCCGCGCTCAGCCTGCTTGCACTCGAACGCAATGGCCTCGAGCCCGAGTGCGGCCCCGTGCTCGTCACCGGCGCAGGCGGCGGGGTCGGCAGCATCGCCATCGCGCTGCTGAGCAGGGCGGGCTACGAGGTGGTCGCCGCCACAGGAAGGGCCGATGCCTTGGGCGGCCGGCTCATCGCGCTCGGCGCGGCCGAGGTCATCGACAGGGCTTCCCTCGAGTCCCCCGGCAGGCCGCTCGGCACGCAACGGTGGTCCGGAGTGATCGACAGCGTCGGCGGCACCATCCTCGCCAATGCGCTCGCGAGCCTCAACGCGGGCGGCGTGGCCGCCACATGCGGGCTCGCGGCAGGAGCGGACTTGCCCACGACCGTGTTGCCGTTCATCCTTCGCGGCATCACCCTGGCCGGAATCGACTCGGTCCACACGGCGCCCGCGCTTCGCCACGACGCATGGGAACTCCTCGCGAACGACCTCGACCCACAACTCGTCGACGCCGTGACCCGCATCGTCGATCTCGCCGATGCTCAAGACGCCGCTGCGGAGCTCCTCGAAGGTCGCGGTACCGGGCGCACCGTCGTCGCGATTGCCCCCGAGCACTAG
- a CDS encoding Ppx/GppA phosphatase family protein, producing MTRVAAIDCGTNSIRLLVADVTDGRLADLVRTMTVVRLGQGVDQTGEFAADALERTFAAVDAYAAQCRELGVEATRFVATSATRDASNRDVFLEGVRERLGVTPEVITGDEEARLSFRGATSVLDASHDAPYLVVDLGGGSTEVVLGTDGPEASHSMNVGCVRMTERHLVSDPPETDEIAAAVKDIHAAIDAAFEGVPVERTRTLVGLAGSITTVTAHALGLHSYDRDRINGSVLPIDAAMQACDELLHATRSSRASLGFMHAGRVDVIGAGALVWHTLMGRVRTAVHDAGGELPSVVTSEHDILDGIAFSAAERLG from the coding sequence ATGACACGCGTAGCCGCCATCGACTGTGGCACCAACTCCATCCGTTTGCTCGTCGCCGATGTGACGGACGGGCGTCTTGCCGATTTGGTGCGCACCATGACGGTCGTGCGGCTTGGGCAGGGCGTCGACCAGACCGGCGAGTTCGCCGCCGATGCGCTGGAGCGGACGTTTGCGGCCGTGGACGCGTACGCGGCCCAGTGTCGCGAGCTCGGGGTCGAGGCGACGCGCTTCGTCGCCACGTCGGCCACTCGCGACGCGAGCAACAGGGACGTGTTCCTGGAGGGCGTGCGGGAACGGCTTGGGGTGACCCCAGAGGTCATCACGGGCGACGAGGAGGCCCGCCTGAGCTTCAGGGGAGCCACCTCGGTGCTCGATGCTAGCCACGACGCCCCCTACCTCGTGGTTGATCTTGGCGGCGGCTCGACGGAGGTCGTCCTTGGCACCGACGGCCCAGAGGCCTCCCACTCGATGAACGTGGGCTGCGTGCGGATGACCGAGCGCCACCTCGTCAGCGACCCGCCGGAAACGGACGAGATCGCGGCGGCGGTCAAGGACATCCACGCCGCAATCGATGCGGCATTCGAGGGAGTCCCTGTCGAGCGCACGCGGACCCTGGTGGGCCTCGCAGGCTCGATCACCACGGTCACCGCGCACGCCCTTGGCCTGCACTCCTATGACCGCGACAGGATCAACGGCTCCGTGCTTCCGATCGACGCGGCCATGCAGGCTTGCGACGAACTGCTTCACGCGACCCGGTCCTCGCGCGCGTCGCTCGGCTTCATGCATGCCGGACGCGTCGACGTCATCGGCGCGGGGGCGCTCGTGTGGCACACGCTCATGGGGCGCGTGCGCACGGCGGTCCACGACGCGGGCGGCGAGTTACCCAGCGTCGTGACGAGCGAGCACGACATCCTGGATGGGATCGCGTTCTCCGCGGCGGAGCGCCTCGGCTAG
- a CDS encoding DUF501 domain-containing protein has translation MSVAPEDIETLHAQLGRVPRGVVAVAARCVCGNPTVAKTAPRLPDGTPFPTLYYLTHPGAVAATSTLEATGTMREFQSRLGDDEALAAAYRAAHERYLEERYAIEDVEEIHGISAGGMPDRVKCLHVLVGYALAAGPGVNPLGDEALALIATTWRPDRCTCETPSTRGAASASADE, from the coding sequence GTGAGCGTCGCCCCCGAGGACATCGAGACCCTGCATGCCCAATTGGGGCGTGTGCCCAGGGGCGTGGTGGCCGTGGCGGCGCGATGCGTGTGCGGCAACCCGACCGTCGCGAAGACGGCCCCGCGGCTGCCCGACGGCACGCCCTTCCCGACCCTCTACTACCTCACGCATCCGGGCGCCGTTGCGGCCACTTCGACGCTTGAGGCGACGGGCACGATGCGCGAGTTCCAGTCGCGACTCGGTGACGACGAGGCACTTGCGGCGGCGTATCGCGCGGCGCACGAGCGCTACCTGGAGGAGCGATACGCGATCGAGGACGTGGAGGAAATCCACGGCATTTCGGCGGGCGGAATGCCTGACCGCGTCAAGTGCCTGCATGTGCTCGTGGGTTACGCCCTCGCGGCGGGCCCGGGAGTGAACCCGCTGGGTGACGAGGCACTGGCCCTGATCGCGACGACGTGGCGGCCCGACAGGTGCACGTGCGAGACGCCCTCTACGCGCGGCGCCGCTTCGGCGTCTGCAGACGAGTGA
- a CDS encoding FtsB family cell division protein: MSAPTRPGAPRATARGSARTPRSGVTRVGPPARPGASASSSSTAKPRPAVAPAPVRGSWAAVLSWRTLVLAGVLGLAFALVWPSVRVYNEQQASNSALVAERDAAKAQVDDLNAQLARWQDPAFVVAQARERLAYVYPGETPYRVVDPEVARPAAAGSVDAAANSDVTTGQPWFDRMWASVEAAGAEPSSQAPSQGPAVAVSPPAVVAPLPNVELGG; this comes from the coding sequence ATGTCTGCACCCACGCGCCCAGGAGCTCCCCGCGCGACCGCGCGCGGCTCCGCGCGTACCCCGCGCTCGGGCGTGACGCGCGTCGGCCCCCCTGCTCGACCGGGTGCGTCGGCGTCATCGAGCTCGACTGCTAAGCCGCGTCCAGCCGTCGCGCCAGCGCCGGTGAGAGGCTCGTGGGCTGCGGTTCTGTCGTGGCGCACGCTGGTGCTCGCGGGGGTGCTGGGGCTCGCTTTTGCCCTCGTCTGGCCGTCGGTCCGCGTGTACAACGAGCAGCAGGCCAGCAACTCCGCCCTGGTCGCAGAACGCGATGCCGCTAAGGCGCAGGTGGACGACCTAAACGCCCAGTTGGCTCGCTGGCAGGACCCGGCCTTTGTGGTGGCGCAGGCCCGCGAACGCCTCGCCTACGTGTATCCGGGCGAGACCCCTTATCGCGTGGTCGATCCGGAGGTTGCGCGCCCTGCCGCGGCAGGCTCGGTCGACGCGGCGGCGAACAGCGACGTGACGACCGGACAGCCCTGGTTCGATCGCATGTGGGCCTCCGTCGAGGCTGCTGGTGCCGAGCCCTCATCCCAGGCGCCCTCTCAAGGGCCCGCGGTGGCCGTGAGCCCACCCGCAGTGGTCGCACCGCTGCCGAACGTAGAATTGGGCGGGTGA